tgtgttgttggaagagggtgtttgttatgaccagtgtgttcctttggtaaaactctgttagcctttccctgcttcattttgaactccaaggccaaatttgcctgttactccaggtatctcttgactccatacttttacattccagacccctataatgaataggacatcttttttgggtgttagttatagaaggtcttgtaggtcttgatagaactgttgaacttcagcttcttcaccattactggttggggcatagagttggattactgtgatattgaatggtttgccttggaattgaacagagatcattctgtcatttttgagactgcacccaagtgctgcatttcagactcttttgactatgatggctactccatttcttctaaggaattctcaCCCACAGTAGtaatataatgatcatctgagttaaattcaccagtTCCAGTCcatttaattcactgattcctaaaatgttgatgttcactcttgccatctcctatttgaccacttccaatttgccttgatcatggacataacattccaggttcctattcaatattgttctttacagcataagactttgcttccatcaccagtcacatccacaactggctattgtttttgctttggctcgatctctttcttctttctggtgttatttttCCAATATTTCTTCATATTATGTTAACATAGATCCTTATCTCTTATATTGATTCTTTCTTGTTACAGGTAGTAGATTTTACATAAGAATCATATGCTTCATAGGGTTGTCTTCTGTTTTGAGGTCATTGCCTGGGTTTATGAGTATAAGCAATGGAAGATTGGGGGAGGATATCATCTCTAATAAAGCtgataagagaaaatattatatttaaatgtttaggaTAGAAATCTATATGTGAGAATCCAGCTGCTTCCTGGTGGATTGTGGTTGGGAGAACACATATGAAGTTTATATTTTCATAGCTTCCTAAGTGACTGCATAAAATAAGACAAGTTTGAAGCTAGCTGTGTTGTGATGGTTGATATTTTCTGGATCACAAGAGAGATTGTCAGGATTCTGTATGAAGTTTAGAGATTCTTAACCTGCTCTGACTTTATTTCCTATATAAACAATAAGTGATAGTTAGTGAGACACCAGTACCAATACCAGTGATGAAATTTTCATCAAAATTGTAGCTTTGAAATTGAGAAGTCTCTACAGCACAATGAGAATTTATCTTCTTTCtctactctctctctcactccctccatagctatagttttacatttaaaaaaacaaggcaACAGCTACAAATAATTTGATatcatttactgagtacctatgAATGTTATTACTTTACTAAACACTTTTTGTTTATTATCTTACTTCACACTGACATCATCAGTGAGGCTGGTGATCCTGACTTTGGATGAGATGAGAGACCAACCTGAAACTTTGATTTCAACATTGTGAGACCTGGAGCATACAACAAGCTAACATGATCCAGAgaaagtataaaatagaaaatttcgCTTGTTTTGTAGTGCTCATGATATATCAATAGAAATTTTTGTGGCTTTCTCCCTTTTGCACATCTGTGTATGCctatgtgtatggtgtgtgtgtttgtgtgtgtgtgtgacagagagagagagaatgagagggaTATAACAGAGAGATGAAATCATTCTATCTCCTTTTTCAAGGGAGGTTTGTGGTAAGCAAAGTTGAGTATGACTCTAGAATTACCTACCTTGTATAAAGCAGTTCTCAGTTCTCAATAAAATGTTGGGTGCTCTTGATGttcacacagagagagagagagagagagcaaaagtATGGAGAAATGACAAACACGAGTGTAGTGACAATGTTCATCCTCTCGGGCCTTGCCCACACACCAGAGCTGGACACGCTCCTCTTTGGAATCTTCCTGGTGATCTATGTCCTCACTGTGGTGGGGAACCTTCTCATCCTGCTGGTGATCACAGTGGATCCCCGcctgcacacccccatgtactacTTCCTGAGCAACCTGTCCTTCATTGACTTGTGGTTCTCCACGGTCACTGTGCCCAAAATGCTGATGACCCTGGTGTCCCCAGAAGGCAGTGCTATCTCCTTTCCCAGCTGTGTGGCCCAGCTCTACTCCTTCCACTTCCTGGGCAGCACCGAGTGCTTCCTCTACACCGTCATGTCCTATGACCGCTTCCTGGCCATCAGTTACCCCCTCAGGTATGCCAGCATGATGAGTGGGAGGACGTGTGCCATCCTGGCCACaaccacgtggctcagtggttcTCTGCACTCTGCTGCCCAGACCACACTGACGTTCCGTTTGCCCTTCTGTGGACCGAACCAGATCCAGCATTACTTCTGTGATGCACCGCCCATCCTCAAACTGGCTTGTGCAGACACCTCTGCCAACGAGTTGGTGATCTTTGTCAACATTGGGGTGGTGGCCTCAGGCTGTTTTCTCCTGATAGTGCTGTCCTATGTGTCCATCGTCCATTCCATCCTGAAGATCTGCACCTCAGAGGGGCGATGGAGAGCCTTCCAGACCTGTGCCTCCCACTGCACTGTGGTACTGTGCTTCTTTGGCCCTGGTGTTTTCATTTACCTGAGACCAGGCTCCAAGGAGGCTATGGACAGGATTGTGGCTGTTTTCTACACTGTGCTGACACCTCTTCTGAACCCTGTGGTCTACACCCTGAGGAACAAGGAAGTGAAGAAGGCTCTGTTGACACTTAAAGATAAAGTAGGGCATTCACAGAGCAAATAATCTCTGTAATGAAGATACACTCATTTAACAAAGTTAGTAATATAATTTAGTGATCAATAAGAAATGTGTTACATTTATATTTCTCGGTGTTTAACTTTATCCAAACCTGCTGCTGTGGAATATTTGTTTAACTAATGTTTCTgaagaattttattataaaaactatattatatttttaaacatgattttccagtttattaatttagtaaaacaaaaacatatattaTCTTAAACCACATAGCTCCTTACAATATAATTtggtttaatcttttttttttaattgaagatttGCCATTATTTTTAGGTATAGTTTATCTAAAATGTGTTAGTTTTTGGTGtacagctatacatatacatacattcattctttttcaggttcttttcccatttaggttattaaagaatattgaatagagttccctgggctatatagtaggtccttgttagttatctattttatatatagtagtgtgtgtgtgtttgtgttaaatTCAGggtcctccctctcctccttctcccccaccatgtttctccttttgtaaacataagtttgtttttgaaatctgagtctgtttctgttttgtaaataaattcctttatatcattttaaaaattagattttaaaatgagtcatatcatttgatatttgtctttcttcgtCTGACTTATTTGATATGATAATATctgggcccatccatgttgttacaaatgacattatttcattctttttaatggttgagtaatattccattgtatatatgtaccacagtgtccttttaaaaaattgattactttatttaattgaaggataattgctttacagaattttgttgttttctgtcaaactcagtaagaatcagccgtaagtacacccatgtcccctccctctcaaacctcccttctgtctccctccccatctcaccctttTAGATTGTCTCAGAGACCCTTTTTGAGTTCTCTGagtgacatttaggttgcttccatatctcggCTGTTGTAAATTGTGTTACAGCAAAcattggtgtgcatgtatcttttcaaattagggttttctccagatatatgcccaggaatgagattgctggatcatatggtagctctacttttagtttcttaaggaacctacatactgttctccatagaggctgcacaaatttacattcacaccaaccgtgtagggggttcccttttctttacaccctctccagcatttgttgttcgtagattttttgatgatgatcattctgactggtgtgaggtgatatctcaatgtaattttgatttgtatttctctaattatcggtgatattgaacatctttgcATGTACTTtgtggccatctgcatgtcttctttggaggaatgtgtatttagatcttctgcccattttttgattttgttgttcagtttttgtttttgttttgacatAGAGCTGCAcgagctgtttgcatattttggagattaaaccTTTTTCGATTGCTTCATTTACacacttttttccccattctgagggttgtattttctttttgtttatgaatccctttgttgtgcaaaatctcctaagtttaattaggtccctttttttattcttcattattttagtaggtggatcaaaaaagatcttgctgtaatttatgtcaaagtgtcTTCTGACTACTTTTTCCTCTAATTGTTTTATAGTATTactcttattattttaaattcacagTTATGgtttagataaattaaaaataagaaaaataatattttactaatatttattctttctctgatgttttcttaaaatgtcaattcaAGCATCTGAcctagattatttttcttttgcctaaAGAACTACTTTTAATATCTTTTGCAAGGCAGGCCTCAGGCAACAGATTCTCtcagattttgtttatttgagaatGTCATCATTTTACCTTCAATTTGAAGGATAACATTATTGGATTTAAAATTCTAAGCTGGTGATTTTTGTATTTcaacactttaaattttttactcCACTCTTTTTTGATTGCCCAGTTTCCAATGAGAGTTTCTCTGTAATTCTTATCTCTGTTCCCTGTAGATAAAATATCCTTTGCTCTtggtttctttcaaaattttctttttgttgctgttttgttttgttggcaTATACTTGATGTActatgttattttcaggtgtgcAACACAGTAATTTAATATTTAGTTACTTTATGAACTGTCACCATGGTAAATGTGGTACCTATCTGtctccatacaaagttattataatattattgaccattttccttatgctgtatatttCCATGACTTTTTAATTTTGCAACTGgacatttgtatttcttaattcccttcacctatttctctcttccctcaGCACCATCCCCTTTGGCAACTACCcactttttctctgtgtctgtgagtctggtttttgttttatctgttttttagAGGTCACAAGTTGGTGAGATCATGCAGtatctgcctttctctttctgactcatttcacctAGATCCATTTATATCATAAgtggcaagattttattttttatggctgagcaatattccattgtggcatgtatatatatatattattatatatatatatatatatataaacatatatgtatatgtttcccaggtggctctagtggtaaagaacttgccttccagtgcaggagacataagagatgtaggttcaactcctgggtcaggatgcTCCTCTAGAGGAAGacgtggcaacacactccagtattcttgcctggagaatcccatggacagagaagcctgatgggctacagtccatggggtagtaaagagtcaggcaagactgaagcaatttagcacccATAGACGCcaatatttatccattcatctgtcaatagacactctgtcacaatcttttttttttttttagttggaggctaacaatcttttttatatttaaaaattcttaagttTCATGTTTTACATTAATATCTATGATTCATTTTGTGACAGTTTTTGTTAATGTGAGGTACAGATTGAGTCTCTattttgtttgtgtatttgtttgtttttgatatggATATCTAAGTATTCCTACCACATTGTAAAGCCCATCATTTCTTCATTAAATtgcctttgtattttttaaaaattattgttccAATAAATGCaaatctatttctggactctgtacCTTATCTCACTGAGCTATGTATTCTTTGgattatttcctttgtttactGTTGAGTGGAGGTTTTTTACGTATTTTGGATactagttcacttcagttcagttcagttgctcagtcgtgtctgactctttgtgaccccgtgaactgcagctcgccaggcctccctctccatcaccaacacccggagtccacccaaacccatgtccgttgatctgtgatgccacccaaccatctcatcctctgtcatccccttctcctcctgccttcaatctttcccagcttcagggtcttttcaaatgagtcagctcttcgcatcaggtggccaaagtattggaatttcagcttcagcatcagtccttccaatgaatattcaggaccgatctcctttaggatggactggttggatctccttgcagtccaagggactctcaagagtcttctccaacaccacagttcaaaagcatcaattcttcggccctcagctttctttagagtccagctctcacatccatacatgaccactggaaaaaccatagccttgactagacggacctttgttgaccaagtaatgtctctgctttttaatatgctgtctaggttggtcataactttcctcccaaggagtaagcgtcttttaatttcatggctgcagtcaccacctgcagcgATGTTGGACACTAGGTCTTATCAAATAGATGATTTGCATGTTTCTCTCATTCTGCGTGctgttcttttcccttctccatgtcTTTTGGAGGCACTCCTTATATTGAGCAGTGGAAACATCTGAAGAACCTGGCACTGTCTAACTAATAAGGAAACCCTCTGGATTAAGTATAGAATTTCACttgactttttctttaattttacccAAAACTTAACCATAGTTTTGATAGCTGTATTTTTATTACAATGTTCCAGTGTACTTTCATCACAATGTTTCAGTAGCTCATTGGGTAACTGAAGAtcactgaaaatttttaaattagaaagggGCAGATGCATGCTTTCAGAACATATTCTCCAGCTATATGTATGGCCAAATAAGAGGGAGTATATGGGAAATGCTAGAAGAATAACTGTCATCATTACATTTCAGCATACAGTTCATTAAAAACCTAAAAGGCTCTGAACTTGCGTGGTGGCTGAGGGAAAAGGAATGGGAGTCAGAGTGTCTGTTGACGCTAATGCTGAGCATCTGAGAAAGGTGAGAAACATTTGGAAGGCTTTTACCAGAGTACAATGTAACTTACAGAGTTATTTATAGAGTGCCCTCTGTGTACCCTGCAGTATTCACAGCACTACAAGAGAAGTGgcagagaagacagaagaaatgTTAGTCTTTATAGAGTTTACAGTGTATAGGGGGACACAGGAATTAAAGGGGAATATGTCTGGCGAGTGTTATGATGGGGGACTTGCGGAAAGTTTTGAGAACATTTATGATGTCAACTGACTTTATTGGTTATATACCACGTGCCATATACTGTTCTAACCATTTTaggtgtttttttccatttaatcatCAAGACAACCCAATGAAAGAgatgctattattatcatcactattttagaaattataaacCTGAGGCATAGAGAGTAAGTGCCATGTCCAAGTTAGTAAACATGGGGGTAGGACTGAAACTCATACCCTCTAATTGAATAGGCCCCACTCTTCCCTATGATGAGAAGGACTTGATGACCTCAgttaatgaaataatacatttaaggACCCAGTTGGAAAGTATTGATTAGAATCAGGGTGCAAGTAGTCATAGGAGAAGggtttctgtgtgtttatttacaatatttttattggtaactttctcattctatttctttctcatcATGGGGAAGGAAATTTGAGTTTTCTATcaagtatttttcaatttttactaatgtatatatacggaatttagaaagagggtaccataaccctgtatgcgagacagcaagagagacacagatgtattgaacagtcttttgaactctgtgggagacggcgagggtgggaagatatgggagaacagcattgaaacatgtaaattatcatatgtgaaatgaatcaccaatccaggtttgatgcacgatacaggatgctcgggactggtgcacagggatgacccagagagatgggatggggagggagctgggaggggggttcaggatggggaacacatgtacacccatggtggattcaagtcaatgtatggcaaaaccaatacaatgttgtaaagcataataaataaataatttaaatttaaaaattaaaaaaatgttaaaaaatatgtcTTCTTTATTTCATACCACTttcactatttccttttcctattcctaattaagaataaattaagaaatatattcatctctttttttaattgttgttatgagctttggcttttttttttctacttggaaAAGATGAATGATTCTGCTAATGATAAATAAAGTAACACTAATGGGACTTTAAAGTCTTTTTAAGTGTGTACCTTTCTTATTGTTGCCTCCTTAGCACAGTAGGCAGCGCGTCAGTCTCATAATCTGCAGGTCCTGATTTCGAACCTCAGAGGGGGCAACGTacagtttagggcttccctggtggctcagaggttaaagtgcctgcctgcaatgtgggagacctgggttcaatccctgggttgggaagattccctggagaaggaaatggcaacccactccagtattctttcctggagaatcccatggacagaggagcctggtgggctacagtccttggggtcgcaaagagtcagacatgactgagccactttacTTCACCTTTCTCATATCCTTCATTGTGCAGAAATCCTCATGACagtttccagttagttttcagtgagaattgctCTGTATGTAggtgtatttttgatgtgtttgtggggGTTGTGAGCTCCAAGTCATACTACTCTGCCATCAtgatttctcttcctgccctttatgtgtttttattttattttttcatttatttttattagttggaggctaattactttacagtattgtagtggtttttgccatacattgacatgaatcagccatggatttacatgtgttccccatcccgttcccccctcctgcctccctccccaccccatccctctgggtcttcccagtgcaccagccctgagcacttgtctcatgcatccaactttatgtgtttttaaaacttgaaaaccTATCAGTAAATAAGTGCCCAAGATGTTAATTAAGAATaaatacacatgtgtgcatgctaagtggctttagttgtgtccaactctttgggaccctatgaactgtagcccgccaggctcttctgtccatgggattctccaggcaaggatgctggagtgggctgccatggtctcctccaggaggtcttcctgacccagggatctaaccagcttctcttctgtctcctgcattattagcaggtggattgcttaccaccagcaccagctgggaagccccaagaataaatacacatgtatcccaattTCTGCATACTGTTAGGCCCTTTGATTGTTATCTgttatgttgttgctgtttagtcacgaAGTCTGTTTtctactatgtgtgtgtgtgtgtgcatgctcagtcatgttgattctttgctaccccatggactatagcctgccaggctcctttgtgcatggaattttccaggcaagaatcctggagtgagaaagtgcccttctccaggggatcttcccgacgcagggattgaacccatgtctctcacatctcttgcactggtaggccaattctttaccactagcgccacctgggaagccatgctattgttgttgtttagtcactaagtcggtTATCGACTATAGATATTATTaaatagatttcaaaaatatttaatggaCAAATGCTTAAAAAGATACACAGTCTTATAAGCTTTTATTATGTCAGCTATCTGTGATGAAAGTCACAAATAATAAGCATCATTTTTACATAATTACTAGTAATTCATAAAGTTTATATTTGGAGAGATCACATGAAAA
The nucleotide sequence above comes from Cervus canadensis isolate Bull #8, Minnesota chromosome 29, ASM1932006v1, whole genome shotgun sequence. Encoded proteins:
- the LOC122431350 gene encoding olfactory receptor 10G9-like is translated as MTNTSVVTMFILSGLAHTPELDTLLFGIFLVIYVLTVVGNLLILLVITVDPRLHTPMYYFLSNLSFIDLWFSTVTVPKMLMTLVSPEGSAISFPSCVAQLYSFHFLGSTECFLYTVMSYDRFLAISYPLRYASMMSGRTCAILATTTWLSGSLHSAAQTTLTFRLPFCGPNQIQHYFCDAPPILKLACADTSANELVIFVNIGVVASGCFLLIVLSYVSIVHSILKICTSEGRWRAFQTCASHCTVVLCFFGPGVFIYLRPGSKEAMDRIVAVFYTVLTPLLNPVVYTLRNKEVKKALLTLKDKVGHSQSK